The sequence below is a genomic window from Phoenix dactylifera cultivar Barhee BC4 chromosome 8, palm_55x_up_171113_PBpolish2nd_filt_p, whole genome shotgun sequence.
TGAGTGGCATGGAGTGCTTGAAGTTCATCGGACATAGCCTTCTGCCAAAGAGGATTAGAGCTGGCCTCGCGGTAGTTACGAGGCTCATAGAGGGTAGCAAGAGTAAAAAAGCAATGATAGTCATTTAGATGAGATGGAGTGGATCGTACCCGACCAGAGCGACGGAGGGTAGTACTAGGGAGGGGTTCGGGCTCGGATGATCCAGTTGTGCTGATGGGATCAGTGGACGATCCAGCTTCGGTGGAGTCGGGCATGAAACGGTCTCTTGATGAGCTCTCATCACCTGCAACAGAAGAGGAATCTGGAAAGAAATCAATAGGAGGATTGTTGAAGACTGGGGAATATTGAGGAGAACCTGTGAAAAGAGGAGATATGCTGGTAAACATTTTGTGTTCCCAAAAGTGGACATGTCGAGATATACGAAGTCGTTTGGCTATGGGGTCATAACAACGATAACCTTTATGTCcgatgccataaccaaggaAACAGCAAAGACGTGATCGTGGTCCAAGTTTAGTATGTTCATGTGAAGGAAGTAGAACGAAGCAAGCACAACCAAATACTTTTAGGAAAGAGTAATCAggaatttttttataaagaacTTCATATGGTGATTTGTTTGAGATGATAGGAGAGGGTACCCGATTGATGGTATAGGCTGCTGTAAGAGCAGCCTCTCCCCAAAAAGATTCAGGTAATGCcgcagaaagaagaaaggaccTGACAATATCTAAGATATGCCGATGTTTTCGTTCGGCACGACCATTTTGCTGAGAAGTATAAGGGCAAGAACGATGAGATAATGTTCCATCTTGTTTAAGTGCTTCCATAAATGAGGTAGAGGTATATTCCATGGCATTGTCGCTACGAAGAATTTTTATGGGCCGACCAAACTGAGTTTTAACCATCTGCTGAAAATCACGAAAAGTATCAAGCAATTCAGAACGATCACGTAAAAGATAGAGCCATGTATACCGTGAGTAGTCATCaataaatatcacaaaatattttgATCCTCCCTTAGTGGTAACAGGagcaggtccccaaacatcagAGTGTATCAAGTCAAAAGGTGCAGTAGAAAAAGAAATACTTTTATTAAAAGGTAAGGcattttgttttcctaattgacaagAGACGCAATCAAAAGATTCAAAATTAACTTTTCCTAAATGACCATTTGAAGCCAAAAACTGAACACGAGACGGAGAAGCATGTCCTAACCGAGAATGCCAGAGACTAGAGGATACAGCAGCGATTGATGGGATAAGACTAGAGTTAGGAACATGTAGTGATATGAGCTCAAACAAACGGCCAACTTTACGCCCGGTCCCAACGAGCTGACCCGTCTTCTGATCCTGCACATCACAACCTCTATCAGTAAAAGTTACTTTAAGGCCATGTTCCACAAGTTGACCAACAGACAGTAAGTTGAAAGATAATTTCGGAACAAGATATGTATTAGGTAAAGACAGAATAGGAGTAGAGACAGAACCTACGTGGCTTACATCCATATGAGAGCCGTTAGCAGTGTAAATAACAGGAACAGAGTTTAGGTTTGTGCTCAAGGAAATTAGGGATGAATCAGAGGTCATGTGATTGCAGCAGGCGGAGTCAATAAACCAGGAGGAGGGTTTACCTGAGATGGTAGAGAGGGCAGTGCGAGATAGAACCTGATGAACTATTGCCTCAATATCAGCTGTAGTAAGGGATGAAGTGGGTATAGAAGAAGAGGATGCAGAACCAGACGAATCAGTAGAAGCAACGGCCGCAAAACGGTGTGATGAGATCGTCTGGACTTTTTGAGCTGTCTTCGTCTCCTCAGCTTGTTTCTTCCTGCACTCTGAGATCTTATGGCCTATTTTGCCACAATAGAAACACTGTTTCTGAAATTTACTAGTTTTTCCTTTGTCTGACTTTGAAGAGATAGCTGCAGCAACTGGAACAGAAGCAGAGGAGATAAGGGGGGTAGGTAAAATACCAGCTGATGTGGCCATAACCATATCAGTAGAGATGCCTCGACGAGTAGTCTGACGAGTTTCCTCTGAAATGAGTTCAGTGAGGGCGACCTCCACAGTCGGTCGAGGAGATCGATGAAGTAGGGAAGCCCTGGTAGTCTCAAATTCGTCGCGAATGCCCATCATAAGCTGAATAAATTGCCGACgatctctatattcttgaaattTCTTAGCAGAGTCCTCATCTGTAAAATTAGGATCAGCCTGGGAAAGTTGATCCCAGAGACTGCTGATCTGTGAATGGAAATCAAGAATGGATTGACCAGATGCTTGACGCAACTGGTGAATCCTAGACTCCAACTGGAACTGAAGAGCCAAGTCACTTGAACAATTGTAACGATTTGCCAGAAATTCCCATGCAAGCTTGGCATTTCGAAATTTTGGAAGAAGAGTTTGAATGGAAGGCGCAGATGTATTAATAAACCAAGATAATATCTTACAGTGTGTACTCTCCCACTCCTCTCGTCGTTCTTCAAAATCAGCATCAGACTCTGTAAGACCCTGTGTAGGAGCCTTCCTGTCTCCGGTGACAAATCTCCATAATCTGCGCCCAATAAGAAAAACAGACATCTGTTGGGACCAAATGCTATAATTGGTCCCATTCAGTATGACCTCAATAGGGCGTGTAACATCAGTTGACAAGGCCATGAAtgaaatctacttcttcttcttcttcttcttcttcttttttttgttgttttttttttttttttttttttttgtgtcacGTCTCTGTAGCTTTAGCTAGCTGCCCAGATGACAGGTGACCAAACCCTTACGCCGCTTTCAACTTTCAACCTCCCTTGTCACACTTCTTTCACCAGACTTCAGAGAGAGCTCCTCTGCTTTTGTGCCACAGAGATGAAGGAAACCAAGGCGGAGAGGAGGTTGAAGAGAAACCCAAAGCGGAGAATAGGGTATTTTACCTGACAgcggagaagagaaaagaagccGGAAGGGCGGAGGCGGCCGGAAGGGCGGAGGCCCAAAGAAGAAGCCGGTATCCCGGTCGGTCAAGGCCGGCCTCCAGTTCCCGGTCGGCCGGATCGGTCGTTACCTCAAGAAAGGCCGCTACTCCCAGCGCGTCGGCACCGGCGCGCCCGTCTACCTCGCCGCCGTCCTCGAGTACCTCGCCACCGTCCTATAGAAGAAGACTGgagaagaggggagagggaAAGAGGCTCTCGTAGAGCTAGAGAAGgtgaggctctgataccatgttgagaGAGAGATGAAGAGGATAGAGAAACAAGGAAGAAAAGCATATGCTTGTATACTTCTTCATTCTCAGAACAGTGTCATAGCCCTCTCTTTTATAGATGAGGGTGGCTGTGTACAAGTAAGGTACAGCCAAGATACAGCTACTATACAGCTACAAGACAAGACAAGTCACACTCCTATATAGCTATAGGACAAGACAAATCATACAGCTAACAAATAGCCACAAATTCGATGTACGTGTAGATATGGTCAAGGTGAAATGAtaactctcttcttcttcttcttcttcttctttcctcatTCATCTGCAGACATTTCAATAATGATTTAAAGCAGCAAAGGGTTAAAGGTTGTTACTTGCCAATAATGTGAATAATGGTGGGCTATGTCCATATAATCATGTTGTAAAAATTATGTTACATTGACATTCATGGTTTTTATACTATCATTTGTGCTAATTTGTGCATATGgtcatatattatttttagGGGGTTTTGCAGTGAAggcccataattttttttttcttttatgcagaaACTCTGTTCTGAATTTTACTTGACCATTAAACCTATCCCTCATAACTACTTACAAGGACTATTTTAAGTGGGCGTGGACTTGTATTATGTGGGTCAATCTAAGGATAGGGACATCATGGTCCAACAAAGTCTAAATTGGACTGTCTCtccaaacaacaacaacaatatttGGAGGAGAAGAAACACAAATTCATGCTTGCATACGCAAACCTATCATTGTAATTATCGACTTAATATTCTAATTTTATGTAATAATTTATTAGAATTTTCTATATCATATGAATAGgaatataaaaagaaaacagaaaatattaatatttcaaTAACTGATTACCATAGACAAACCCAATGAGAAAAGTTGTTTGCGCCATTGATATGACTCGGCCTAGGATATTAGCAAGAACAATGCAAAAGGAATTCCTTAGGCTTTGCAAACATACCAGTCACAGTGAAGCTTTGTATGGTATTACATCTCTAGGACAATGTCtgacaagaaagaaaaacatcaatTAATGCCTTCTTAAACATGCATGAGTGCATGATATTCTATATAAATTCATAAACTTACATTCTGAGTCTGTCTTGACCCATTTGCCACCATCCTTTTCTTCCTCATGCATCTTGTCCTCAGCATGTGTTCTCTCCTCCTGTTTCTTCTCCAAGTGCTtcggttttgatgttgaattaGAATTTTGAGGATGTATTTTCTTGTGAAGCATAGTCTTCAGCAGCTATAGGAATCAAAATAGAGAAGGTAGAATAAAAAATCTCATCAggcaattaaatctaaaataataCACCAACATGTATTTGTTATGTGTTCACACATGTAATACCTTCTCTATTTTTGACTCAGGAAATGGATCCCTTAAGTTACGAGCCGGACCGAAGCCACTCTTGCAAACAAACATCTTCTTGAGGAGAAATGAGATTGATTTTTTCTTAATTGCACCTCTAGGGTCTGCTAACAAATTTTTGGCTCTGTTCAAGATGATCTTGCTATTTGGCGAGAGATCACAATTGTCTTCATCATCGAAACCATCGCAGAACTCTAGGCAAGATGTCCGATCAATATCCAAGCTTGATGAATGATTTAGAAATCGATTTAATGGGAGATTACCTTTTCCCCATTCCATCTCTGATTCATCAGTTCTAGACTTGGGCTCGGCTGCAAGTAGTTTAGCTAattccttctgaaatttaatcACTTCTTCTAGCAGAAGGTCCGGTTGATCTTGCAGAGTATACAAGCTCTTTGAGGAATCATATGTTGCTGTATCTTCCTCCAACTCACTGTTACCAAATGTCCCGATGGCGAGTAACGCTTGGGGCCAGTCACTGAATTCGTCTTTATGAGTATCAGGCATGGTGGTATCTAAAGAAGTACCACAGAATTAGAATGCAAGTAATTGCAGGACTGAAAAAACTTAGAACTATTCATTTTGTTGACAAGGTCTGAATTTTTTCTTTACTGACAGACGCAATGTATTTTTCAAACTCTTGCGACTCTAATTAAGGACCTCCCACTACTATAGATTTATAGATTCATGCCATGTTCCACTCTAATCACAAGAACAATTACTTATTCTCCAATATATAATATGTCATCTGCAAAAGTTTAGCATTCTTTGTTGTTTAAATCCATAAACTAAGACATCTCTTCCCCTATTGGCCAAACAGGATTTGATGTTCAAGGAAAGGTAGGATGACTAATATAATACATCAGACTTTCTTTGACATGATCTGGGTTCTGGACCATAGCAAAGATCTTAGTTCAATGTCCATGGTCTACCACCGTTGACATTAGATCAATCCATCTCGACAACATCACAGTAGTTACCAACCAACCAACAACTTTTCTCATGTAAAACTTTGAAGATATTaagaaaataaggatatgtatCTATAACTTCAATCTTTCCACTAAAACTTTATCACAGGAAAAGTTTCATTGAAGTATTTAGCTCAGCTGTCTAACAGAAAAGTTTTCATGACCTTGAAGTTTTAAATTCAGGTTCACTCCGATCCATCTGACTAGAAAATAGAGTTTAATTTGGATTATGTTCCAATTTTACTCATCTACTGGAAGTTTGGAACTCTTTTAAAGTTCTTGCTTTGTCACGTCAGTAGTGTTACATGGGGATTCTCTTTTAATTATGAATAgttcatattttgatatttgttacCACTAAAACTTTAATAGTTTTATATGAAGAGGTAAAAGAATGCAGAAAAATGATCCACTAAGCTCAAATTCTAGAAGAGAAAACACGCCACTTAAGAACAAATAATATATAGATGAACTTCAAGGCTAAATGGAagatcttccttcttctttatttGAGAAAATAAATGCAAATTCTTTTGTTGCCATGTAGGTCATGAAAAACATGTAATTTATATGGTCTCCTTACCATTCTAGAAGAGAAAGCTTAACGTCAGCTATTTGTTGCAGTCATTAGACTGATATTTTCCAAACTTAGCCCCAAATACACCAGTTTGTGTGCAAGCGAAAATAAGAACAGATAACAAGCTCAATGCACTGATACTTATCTTGCTTCCATAGCCCAGTGACATGATCAAAATTGAAATAGAAATTTATCGTTATTGTTTGCtaccaaaacatgaaaataTCCACCATCTTTCTGAGATAAAAATTGCTGTTAGTTTTACTTTAAAACTCATTTGAAATAATCAAAAAATCAACAGATACCTAACTCATGTCTACTCTTTTCATTGCAACGCAAAATACCTTCATTTAAAAGTTCGCAATTCACTGCTGATAATAGAAAAACGAACTCAGAATCCACTGTTGGTCGAAAAGCTAGCCATCTGACAAATTAGCCCACTCATCATTAGCAGGAAAAAACTCATCAATAGAAAACAAAGACGCAACTCTTTTCAAGTtaacatctttctaatggtatcaaaaataaaaaaataaaaaaaaaaccacaagAAAGTATCAGAATGCAGACAGATCGAGTTGTGATGAAACCAATGAATGAAAAAGGATTACTCATTGGCGGATGCATGCCAATCAATGCCTATTTTTAAGTCTAAACAAACTCCATGAAAATTATATGGAGGATAAGCTTACGACGAGCTGAACTTGACCCAACATCAACTTTATTCTTCTTTTGTCTCCCAACGAATTTGTTTTGCACCCAGTTCAAAATCTGTAGGCAGTGAAAACCAAAAAGAGACACCTTGAAGACACaaataacaaaagaaataaagaatatCAGTCAAACAACTCTCATATTCATCGTCCTAGCTCGGTGCCAGTATTAAGTTCCCTCAGTACTCACCCTCATAGTTCCCCACAGGGCTTGTGATGTCTacgggaggagggagggagggagaggatgtCTTGTGAAAAGAAGGAGCACAGGTAGTTATCAGGAATTCAAGATCCTTAAGCTGGTGGGAGCTTTAATTGGGAGGGTTAAATAGACTGTTGGTGATAAGTGAAACTCCGGAATTCCATGGTGGCTATAGCTAATAGGCACTACTGGCTCCTGAGATCCAAGTTCCAACACACAGGGACTTTGCCAGTGGGTTTTGGAGCCTTCCTAAACTAGTATACTCATAATTTGTGGAATGTCCCATACTTTCCAAGATATTGTGAAGAATTTATTTGCAATGTGTATCAACTTTATTCACCTGTATTCtactaaagttttttttttccaatgtaAAACCTTATCTAGAATCTCTTTTTAGTGTTTCTTTATGGCTTTGTGCACAGAGCTATTCCATAATAAGCCCACTTTTGGCTGTCAGGTTCCaactattttcttaatttttttaaagtccGAGGCCCATGCAAAGTTCTGCCTGCTgcttttctaacattattttgttcattcctttttctttttcttttttttttaaaaaaaattgatctcTCTCCCTAGAATAACTTCACCATCTCACTTGTTTCTTGGTCATTCTAACTTGAAATATCGACGTCCTGATGCATGACTTTGAATTCTATGCAAAGTAAAAAATGATTCCAATAgcttgtatgtatgtgtgtgtgtgtgtgtgtagaagCCTTCAGAATGACCATCCATATCATCAATCATCCCATAGCTACAATTTTGATCTCCTTCGGAACTGTTAATACCTGCCATGTGCCCAATCTGTAGGAAATTCCTTCAGCTTGACCCATTGAGGACCCACTGCCTTGGTACAAAGCTTCAGGTATAAGTACACCCTAACACAAGTGCCATCAGATACTCGTAACTAATCTGATATTATTAGTGTGAGATCTTAGTTGGCCTGTTTTTACAACTAGGCCTCCCTGCTCAATGATCTTTTTGACTCTGGTGCCTTTCACAAGACCATATCATTTTTGGAAAGTATGGAGTTCTGATGGAAATAGAAGTGATGAATAGTGCAAAGTTGCGTACAGTTGCATGTATATGAAATATATAGTGATAATTACTTTTTTCGAGGACAGATGTGCTATCTAGCCTATCACATATGGCTAGATAGGAACACCTGAATCTTCGAGGATAGGAGAGTACACCCGAAGATAATGGTGGACAAAGCTTTACTTCATACAATGGAGATCATCAGCATCGTTGTGCCTAGGATGGTTAGGGATATTCGGGACTCCCACTCAGCTTTTATAGCGACCAGAGTTGCTTTCGTCTCCTATGAGCTCCCACCCCTAGTTTTTTTAAGATAAACTTCGACGATAGTGTTATTGAGGGAGTAGGCAAGGGGGGCATGGGCTTTGTTATCAGATACTACAATGCCAGACTTGTGGTGGCTGGAGGTCGGCGGATCTTCGATGCTACTGTTATTGGAGTTGAGATTAGAGCTGTGTGGGAGGGCATCTCCTATGCAATGTTTGTTCTAGATGCGGGCTGCATTCACCTTGAAGGAGACTCGGTCACGGTGATCAAGTGGGTTCGATGTCGGCAAAGCGATGCTAGCAGATAATCACTGCTCCATGACATACTAAGTCTAGCGAGATGGTGTGGCTTCTTCTAGGCTATTTATGCCTACCGGAAGGCGAGCAATGCTGCCGACTGGGTTGCCTCATTTGCGGCTCATCATGCTAGAAAGTTCTTTTGGGAGAACCAaccatatattccttctatTCGCCAGCTTCTCTTTTCTGATTTTGATGACTGCACTCATGCACGTTTTTTTATGAGGCACCATGccaaataatagtaataataataattacttTCTGACCTTTCAATGatggaaaataaaaaaacataatTGAAATCCTCAAGGTTTATTGGCAATTAGGCATGGTAATAATTTCTCAGGAGCTCTTTCCATTCTGGTGAAAAGCTCCCTAGTGGCCCATCTGGCATATACAAGTGTCACGACAAGACAACTCCCGTCGCATCATGTCGGCTGACACGTGCGGGCGCGCGTGTTGTGGGGTTGACTCACTAAAGAATCattagcagcagcagcaatcATTCAACCAACATGGTTTAACTAAGCTCATCAGCAGTTCCATCTTGATTTGCAAGGTTAGCAAACTTTATCACTTGTAATAATTCCACAAAGCTCTGAAATATACTTTGAGAGCACATGGCGAAGAGTCATTTCGAATTGCAGAAGATTCAAAAGCCTGCCTCAACATCAAACCGGCCAAATCTTATCATAAACTGGAGCAATAATCTTCAGCAAGAAGGCTCCTGAAAAATAAACCAACTCATGATGACCATTTGATGAGAGCGTACTAGTTGGTGATGAGCCAGTGCTATTGGATCTGAGCCTTAGAGTGAGTCACCTGTTTGTTGTCCATTCATGCCGATTTGATTCTTTTGCTTCTATTTGAAGTCTCTGTCCAGAAAAGATCCACCTATACTGGTCTGAAAGAATAATTCACAGGAGCATGGGCATGCCTAGTCTTGAAAAGGCTAGAGAGAACAAAACTATAGAGACAAAGCTGTCACTATGTAAGGCCCATTTTCCGGGGCAATGCCTGAAGCAGTAGGGACAGCATCCCAGAAAGAGCAAAGAAAATGATCGAGTAGTACATAGACTGTAAAAATTTCCTTATAAGGATACAAATGGAAGAGATAGAAATAGTTGACAGGAACTACAGTTCTTCTTTGGTATCAATAGCATTACCAATGAAGGGTAGCATTGTAGTAAAACAGTGGAGCAAATCCACTGGCATTACACTgttaagaagaaaaaagaaggcagCATCTTTTGAGCACTAAGGATTGGCATGTTgatcatcaatttttttttttttgacaaacgAGTCTGATATAAGATAAAGGAATATATCATTTCAAAACTAGCAACATTCAGTTAATCTTTCTGATATTTTCTAAAGCTCTTCAACTCTGGACTCTGGAGTACTTCCTTGAATGCAGAAGATTTACAGGAGTTAGTTCTTAAGGAAACAAAACCTTGGTAGCAGGCAATGTGGTCTTTCTGGGCGCCAGAGACGCAGCTTCCCACATGGTTTGCTTGAGCTGTTCACATCAGGATAGACATGTCAATCCTCGAGATGTATGCTTAGGAGAGGTTTTCTGGTGCAATGAAGGAGGGGgacttgtaccaaaaaaaaaagagagaggagggggattaGGCACCTCACCCAAGACAATAGTGAACAAGGAAGCCATGTGATTTGTCAGCAAAATGCACagataaaaatatttagaagatCAATGTGCCTTGATAGTGCGAAAGatatgaatttcaaaaaaagaaaaaaatgtgaaGGATACTACctaaaaatggaaaaaatataCTTTGCTTAGAATATTCTACCATCCATTGAACTGTAAGCATTTCCATCAAGAGGAAAGACACCATGCGATtacttctctttttttattttggctgGATTTGATCTATTGCAGGCCTTGTCAATGAACTTCCGGAAACTGATCTCTTGCAGAATGTGTTATGTTTTTTTATTCACAAGCATTAGTGAATTCGAAGTGACATAAAGGATTGGATGGTCTCTGTAAAGCAGTACTTAGAAGTGACTAGCTTCATTGTTCGAGGTACCTATGAAGTCCTAAATTTGCTGCAGTCAGCAAACCACTTTTTTCTAAGACACACACATGGGTTCATGTCCTGGTctgttttttctctctcttttcacctcagttcttttctcttttgattAATGTGTCATATTCTTTTGTGATTTGCTGTTGAAAAAATTTTAACTGTCACCTGTAGGAAGCTGCGAACTGCATAATTTCTCTAATAACTGGCTGATAAGAAAAAATTGTTTAGAGTACTTCATGAAttattataatttaatttttttaaatatatttatattaaaattatatgaatCATCCATTATAGCATATATAAAAAATCAACTACCCAAAATATTTGTGGGCTATGAAATTAATTACTAATGTGTTGATGTTCAATTATAATTATTCGTAATTGGATGCACCTGACATGAGAGAGATTTTTCTTTCTCAACCTGAAATCCTCGTTGCTGCAGAGAAGCAGGTAACTCCAGAGCTGAACCTTAGTTCAGGGAGAACGATTGCAAGCTTCCTAATTAGTGTTCAAGaagtaaaaattatttatttatttgaaggtACAAtagcaggaaaagaaaaagaccaGCCTAATTGTTGCTGAAAAACTACCACATTGAACAAATTGTCACCAAACTCAAGCTTGATCATTACTTACTTTTCATTGATcggatttctttttctttctttaaagtCCAGTTGCCTGGTACTGGGGCCATCTGGCAGTAACTTTCATGTCTCACATTACCTAGTACGAGTTGCCCGGCTCTTGACAATTATAAGGCATCACAACCTGCTAACAAACACATTGGATTTCAAACAGTAATTGAACTGATCAAAAAATCATTC
It includes:
- the LOC103709370 gene encoding protein NEGATIVE GRAVITROPIC RESPONSE OF ROOTS-like isoform X2, producing the protein MRILNWVQNKFVGRQKKNKVDVGSSSARHTTMPDTHKDEFSDWPQALLAIGTFGNSELEEDTATYDSSKSLYTLQDQPDLLLEEVIKFQKELAKLLAAEPKSRTDESEMEWGKEFCDGFDDEDNCDLSPNSKIILNRAKNLLADPRGAIKKKSISFLLKKMFVCKSGFGPARNLRDPFPESKIEKLLKTMLHKKIHPQNSNSTSKPKHLEKKQEERTHAEDKMHEEEKDGGKWVKTDSEYIVLEM
- the LOC103709370 gene encoding protein NEGATIVE GRAVITROPIC RESPONSE OF ROOTS-like isoform X1, which gives rise to MRVSLFGFHCLQILNWVQNKFVGRQKKNKVDVGSSSARHTTMPDTHKDEFSDWPQALLAIGTFGNSELEEDTATYDSSKSLYTLQDQPDLLLEEVIKFQKELAKLLAAEPKSRTDESEMEWGKEFCDGFDDEDNCDLSPNSKIILNRAKNLLADPRGAIKKKSISFLLKKMFVCKSGFGPARNLRDPFPESKIEKLLKTMLHKKIHPQNSNSTSKPKHLEKKQEERTHAEDKMHEEEKDGGKWVKTDSEYIVLEM